The Metabacillus litoralis genome contains a region encoding:
- a CDS encoding aspartate aminotransferase family protein, protein MKRSLLIKPTMNEQYPTVSYGKGIYLYDNTGKRYIDGSSGAVTASLGHGVEEIIKSMQNQANKVSFVYRSQFTSEPAERLAEKLNKLVDANEDYWSFFVNSGSEATETAMKVAIQYWQEQGNFKKQRILSRWVSYHGITLGALSMSGHVNRRERFVSLLEDYPSVTAPYCYRCPFDKTYPSCQLVCASEVEAAIKRIGADHIAAFIAEPIIGAAGGVIVPPDGYYQKVREICDRYNILFIADEVMTGIGRTGKMFGLDHWGVKADIIALGKGMSAGFTPIAATLVSEKVMKPILDGSNSIMSGHTYSANPQSAASALAVLDYIENHKLVDKVKEHGKYLLKRLREETANFDIIGDVRGKGLMIGVEFVSDNKIKQSFQCNGAVTNKIVKKAREKGLLIYPSSAGHDGVGGDAIIISPPFIILKDEIEELVSIFKEVVSEIQSELRLTGGTDHEATNAKEEDK, encoded by the coding sequence ATGAAGCGGTCATTATTAATTAAACCAACCATGAATGAGCAATATCCAACTGTGAGTTATGGGAAGGGGATTTATCTATACGATAATACGGGAAAGCGATATATTGATGGATCCTCAGGTGCAGTTACAGCGAGCCTTGGTCACGGTGTAGAAGAAATTATTAAAAGCATGCAAAATCAAGCTAATAAAGTTTCATTTGTTTATCGTTCTCAATTTACTTCAGAGCCAGCTGAACGTCTGGCTGAGAAATTAAACAAACTTGTTGATGCTAATGAAGATTATTGGTCCTTTTTTGTAAATAGTGGATCAGAAGCAACGGAAACAGCGATGAAGGTTGCAATCCAATATTGGCAGGAGCAAGGGAATTTTAAGAAGCAAAGAATTTTGTCGCGGTGGGTGAGCTACCATGGGATCACTCTTGGTGCGTTATCTATGTCTGGACATGTCAATCGCAGGGAACGATTTGTTTCCTTATTAGAGGATTATCCCTCTGTTACAGCTCCTTATTGCTACAGATGTCCTTTTGATAAAACCTATCCTTCTTGTCAGTTAGTGTGTGCATCTGAAGTGGAAGCAGCAATAAAAAGAATCGGAGCTGATCATATTGCTGCTTTCATCGCTGAACCAATTATTGGTGCAGCAGGAGGTGTTATTGTACCCCCGGACGGATATTATCAGAAAGTTAGAGAGATTTGTGATCGCTACAACATTTTATTTATAGCGGATGAAGTAATGACGGGAATCGGTCGAACTGGTAAAATGTTCGGCCTAGATCATTGGGGAGTAAAGGCTGATATTATTGCACTGGGAAAAGGAATGAGTGCGGGCTTTACCCCTATTGCTGCAACACTCGTAAGTGAAAAAGTGATGAAACCGATTCTAGATGGCTCAAACTCTATCATGAGTGGCCATACGTATAGTGCCAACCCTCAATCAGCAGCTAGTGCATTAGCGGTTTTAGATTATATTGAGAATCATAAGTTAGTAGATAAGGTAAAAGAACATGGCAAATACTTGCTGAAAAGACTTAGGGAAGAAACAGCCAACTTTGACATAATTGGTGATGTCCGTGGAAAAGGATTAATGATCGGGGTTGAGTTTGTTTCTGATAATAAAATAAAACAATCCTTTCAATGTAATGGTGCTGTTACAAACAAGATTGTAAAAAAAGCTAGAGAAAAAGGCTTATTAATCTATCCTTCCTCCGCAGGTCATGATGGGGTTGGTGGAGATGCGATTATCATTTCTCCTCCCTTTATTATCTTAAAAGATGAAATAGAGGAACTTGTTTCTATTTTTAAGGAAGTTGTTTCCGAAATACAGTCAGAGTTAAGACTAACAGGGGGAACAGACCATGAAGCAACCAATGCCAAAGAAGAGGATAAATAA
- a CDS encoding DUF421 domain-containing protein, which yields MSIIELISRIAIAFTTLLVLTRIMGRKEISQMTFFNFVSGIAIGTIGASLVINSTVSIRNGIIALVGWSLFTIALGYIDIKSKRVRTVIEGQPRILIKNGKIMEDELRKVRLDVNALNALLRQKNVFSVLDVDYAIFETDGKLSVMKKEAQQPLTKADMNIQSTKPVYFPIATEVINDGRVISTNLQKLNLNQEWLEQQLQQSGIESISDVFYAQVQKDGSLYIDTKNDLIH from the coding sequence ATGTCGATTATAGAATTAATATCAAGAATCGCTATTGCCTTTACTACGCTATTAGTTTTAACGAGAATAATGGGACGAAAAGAAATCTCTCAAATGACTTTTTTCAATTTTGTTTCTGGAATTGCGATCGGTACGATTGGGGCTTCATTAGTAATCAATTCAACAGTTTCAATTAGAAACGGCATTATAGCATTGGTTGGATGGAGTCTATTCACAATTGCTCTTGGTTATATCGATATCAAATCGAAGAGAGTACGTACAGTCATTGAGGGACAGCCGCGAATTTTGATTAAAAACGGGAAAATTATGGAGGATGAACTTCGTAAAGTTCGCCTAGATGTTAATGCATTAAATGCCTTGCTTAGACAAAAAAATGTATTTTCTGTGCTTGATGTTGATTATGCTATTTTCGAAACGGATGGTAAGTTATCCGTTATGAAGAAAGAAGCCCAACAACCGTTAACGAAAGCGGATATGAATATTCAATCTACAAAACCCGTTTATTTTCCAATAGCTACTGAGGTAATAAATGACGGAAGAGTAATCTCAACAAACCTACAAAAATTAAACCTAAATCAAGAATGGCTTGAACAGCAATTACAACAATCCGGAATTGAATCGATATCAGACGTATTTTATGCTCAAGTTCAGAAAGACGGAAGCCTCTATATTGATACAAAAAATGATTTGATACATTAA
- a CDS encoding CoA transferase subunit A encodes MKQPMPKKRINKVGSLEEGFSRIIDGCSLMFGGFGGVGNPPTIINGILQKGIKDLTLIGNDAGFPTIGIGKVVSQGRAKKMIVSHIGSNPVAGQLMIDGKMEVEFCPQGTLAERIRAGGVGLGGILTDIGIDSMIEEGKQMIKINGQDFLLETALTADVSIVYAKKADTFGNLVYETSARNNNPLVAMAGRYTIVEAEQIVETGELDPEAIITPGVYVDIVVQSKGIDWKWAWE; translated from the coding sequence ATGAAGCAACCAATGCCAAAGAAGAGGATAAATAAGGTTGGGAGTTTAGAAGAAGGTTTTTCCCGTATTATTGATGGATGTTCACTTATGTTTGGAGGATTTGGAGGAGTAGGAAATCCACCTACTATTATAAATGGCATACTTCAAAAGGGAATAAAGGATTTAACACTCATAGGAAATGATGCCGGATTTCCTACAATAGGGATTGGCAAAGTGGTTAGTCAAGGAAGGGCGAAAAAAATGATCGTCTCCCATATTGGATCAAATCCGGTTGCAGGGCAGCTAATGATAGATGGCAAAATGGAAGTTGAATTTTGCCCTCAAGGAACATTGGCAGAACGAATTAGGGCAGGTGGAGTTGGTCTTGGAGGTATTCTCACTGATATCGGGATTGATAGCATGATTGAAGAAGGCAAACAAATGATCAAGATAAACGGCCAAGACTTTTTATTAGAAACAGCACTTACAGCAGATGTTTCAATCGTTTACGCCAAAAAAGCTGATACCTTTGGAAACCTTGTATATGAAACAAGTGCCCGCAATAACAACCCCCTAGTAGCAATGGCTGGTCGATATACAATCGTCGAAGCTGAACAAATCGTCGAAACAGGAGAACTTGATCCAGAAGCCATCATCACACCAGGCGTATACGTAGACATCGTCGTCCAAAGCAAAGGGATTGATTGGAAATGGGCTTGGGAGTAG
- a CDS encoding CoA transferase subunit B, producing MAELDARNRIAKRAAKEIEEGMIVNLGIGIPSLVPNHLPENLQVMFQAENGILGMGESPKKGEENPTLCNAAGFPVTIVPGASYFDSATAFGMIRSGYLDMTILGGLQVSEEGDLANWIVPGKRVPGIGGAMELAKKAKKVIVLMNHCDKKGQSKIVKTCTLPLTAKRCVSMIITEMAVIEVTNEGLLLKEVMKPYSVEEVVSLTNAKLQLSENSKNRTY from the coding sequence GTGGCAGAATTAGATGCTAGAAATAGAATTGCCAAACGGGCAGCTAAGGAAATTGAAGAAGGCATGATTGTTAATTTAGGTATTGGAATTCCTTCTCTTGTACCAAACCATTTACCTGAGAATCTACAAGTGATGTTTCAGGCCGAAAACGGAATCTTAGGAATGGGTGAGTCACCCAAAAAGGGAGAAGAAAATCCAACATTGTGCAATGCAGCAGGCTTTCCGGTGACGATTGTGCCGGGAGCATCTTATTTTGATAGTGCCACAGCTTTTGGAATGATTCGTTCAGGTTATTTAGACATGACCATTCTCGGTGGACTACAGGTAAGTGAAGAAGGTGATTTAGCAAACTGGATTGTTCCAGGTAAACGAGTACCTGGTATTGGTGGGGCGATGGAGTTAGCAAAAAAAGCAAAAAAAGTCATTGTTTTAATGAATCATTGTGATAAAAAAGGGCAGTCCAAAATTGTTAAAACATGTACACTTCCTTTAACCGCAAAAAGGTGTGTTAGCATGATTATTACAGAAATGGCAGTAATTGAAGTAACAAATGAGGGTTTACTGTTAAAAGAAGTGATGAAACCATATTCAGTTGAAGAAGTTGTGAGTCTTACAAATGCTAAATTACAACTATCAGAAAATAGTAAGAACAGAACCTACTAA
- a CDS encoding peptidase, which produces MLRAQINQWLANNHDHGIKLLQNLVQENSIQGNERKAQTIVIEKLRKIGLKVDAWEPEGKQLVEHPYFASPRTEFKGSLNVVGVLKGTGEGRSLILNGHIDVVPEGDVTQWDQNPYSGKVIDGKLYGRGATDMKGGNVSLLLALSALRALGIPLKGDVIFQSVIEEESGGAGTLAAILRGYQADAALIPEPTNMKIFPKQQGSMWFRLKVKGLAAHGGTRYEGVSAIEKTMIVIEHIKKLEKSRNERITDSLYNNIPIPIPINIGKIEGGDWPSSVADLVKLEGRVGISPDEKIEQAQKEFEQWIQDLEKVDPWFAKYPVSLEWFGARWVPGSIDLNHPFMSSLTKSYSKVTGEQPVIEASPWGTDGGLLTSVGSTPTIVFGPGVTEKAHYPNEYIEIDKVFEAAEIIALTIVDWCGVER; this is translated from the coding sequence ATGCTTCGGGCACAAATTAACCAATGGCTAGCTAATAATCATGATCATGGAATAAAGCTATTACAAAATTTAGTTCAAGAAAATAGCATACAGGGGAATGAGCGGAAAGCTCAAACAATTGTTATTGAAAAACTACGCAAAATTGGCTTAAAAGTGGATGCGTGGGAGCCTGAGGGGAAACAGCTAGTTGAACATCCTTATTTTGCTTCACCAAGAACTGAATTTAAAGGCAGTCTAAATGTTGTTGGTGTATTAAAGGGAACAGGTGAAGGTCGTTCTCTTATACTAAATGGACATATTGATGTTGTGCCTGAGGGTGATGTAACACAGTGGGACCAGAATCCCTATAGCGGGAAGGTAATTGATGGGAAGCTTTATGGTCGTGGTGCAACAGATATGAAGGGGGGCAATGTTTCCCTTCTTTTGGCATTATCTGCTTTACGTGCACTTGGTATTCCGTTGAAAGGTGATGTTATTTTTCAAAGTGTAATAGAAGAAGAAAGTGGCGGCGCTGGCACACTAGCAGCGATATTAAGAGGTTACCAGGCAGATGCTGCTCTCATTCCTGAGCCGACAAATATGAAAATATTCCCGAAGCAGCAAGGATCAATGTGGTTTCGGTTAAAAGTTAAAGGTCTAGCTGCACACGGAGGAACACGGTATGAAGGAGTCAGTGCAATTGAAAAAACTATGATCGTGATTGAACATATTAAAAAACTTGAAAAAAGTAGAAATGAGCGTATTACAGATTCCCTCTACAATAATATCCCTATTCCTATCCCAATTAATATAGGAAAAATTGAAGGTGGAGATTGGCCATCCTCTGTCGCTGATCTTGTCAAACTAGAAGGAAGAGTAGGCATTTCTCCCGATGAAAAGATAGAGCAAGCTCAGAAAGAATTTGAACAATGGATTCAAGACCTAGAAAAAGTTGATCCGTGGTTTGCTAAATATCCAGTTTCTCTTGAATGGTTTGGAGCAAGATGGGTTCCGGGTTCAATTGATCTTAATCATCCGTTCATGTCTTCATTAACAAAAAGCTACTCAAAAGTTACAGGCGAGCAACCAGTTATCGAAGCATCTCCATGGGGAACAGATGGTGGCCTGCTAACTTCAGTTGGTTCAACTCCGACTATTGTGTTTGGGCCGGGCGTTACTGAAAAAGCTCACTACCCAAATGAATACATTGAAATTGATAAAGTTTTTGAAGCCGCTGAAATTATTGCGCTAACAATTGTTGATTGGTGTGGAGTTGAACGGTAG
- a CDS encoding 5-methyltetrahydropteroyltriglutamate--homocysteine S-methyltransferase, which yields MSTIVSTLPRFDHVGSFLRPQRIKEARKQYAEGSITSEELTNIENEEITKLVTKQKEVGLKTITDGEFRRGWWHFDYLAGLEGIEVVETERGVPFHDVETSAFNIQINGKIKFNNHYMLEHFRFLNEVVGNEGHIAKMIIPSPNMIFFREGIGSDFEKQFYSSLEEIYVDLIQAYKDAVIAFYDEGCRYLQLDDTAWALFFDESSRNLVRAFGSDPDELIHQFKHAVNEVTSVKPDDMVMTMHICRGNYKSSYASSGSYDGASEIIFGQLNLDGLFLEFDDSRSGGFEPLRHIKRSDLHVVLGLITTKTPSLEDADAIKARINEAAQYVSLDQLHLSPQCGFASTEEGNLLTEEEQWAKVRHVIDIANSAWK from the coding sequence TTGAGTACTATTGTTTCTACTTTACCAAGATTTGATCATGTAGGAAGTTTTCTACGACCACAGCGTATAAAAGAAGCACGTAAACAGTATGCTGAAGGAAGTATAACATCTGAAGAATTAACGAATATAGAAAATGAAGAAATTACAAAGTTAGTAACTAAGCAAAAAGAAGTAGGCCTAAAAACAATTACTGATGGAGAATTTAGACGCGGCTGGTGGCACTTTGATTACTTAGCAGGATTAGAGGGTATTGAGGTTGTTGAAACAGAGCGTGGTGTACCATTCCATGATGTGGAAACTTCTGCTTTCAATATTCAGATTAATGGCAAAATTAAATTTAATAATCACTATATGCTTGAGCATTTCCGTTTTTTAAACGAAGTAGTTGGTAACGAAGGTCATATTGCAAAAATGATTATTCCAAGTCCAAATATGATTTTCTTTAGAGAAGGAATTGGCAGTGATTTTGAAAAACAATTTTATAGTAGTTTAGAAGAAATTTATGTAGATCTCATTCAAGCATACAAAGACGCAGTAATTGCATTTTATGATGAAGGCTGCCGTTACTTACAGCTTGATGACACGGCTTGGGCATTATTTTTTGATGAGAGCAGTCGTAACCTTGTAAGAGCTTTTGGGTCTGATCCAGACGAACTGATCCATCAGTTTAAGCATGCAGTAAATGAAGTTACTTCTGTTAAGCCAGATGATATGGTTATGACAATGCATATTTGTCGTGGAAACTACAAATCATCCTATGCTTCTTCTGGAAGCTATGATGGTGCATCAGAAATTATTTTTGGACAACTTAACCTTGATGGTCTATTCCTAGAGTTTGATGATAGTCGTTCAGGTGGTTTTGAGCCACTTCGCCACATTAAGAGAAGTGACCTTCACGTAGTGTTGGGTCTAATCACAACAAAAACACCCTCACTTGAGGATGCCGATGCTATTAAAGCTCGAATTAACGAAGCGGCACAATACGTATCTTTAGATCAGTTACACTTAAGTCCACAATGTGGATTCGCATCCACAGAAGAAGGTAACTTACTAACTGAAGAAGAGCAATGGGCGAAGGTTCGCCACGTTATTGACATTGCGAATAGTGCTTGGAAGTAG